Proteins encoded by one window of Mus musculus strain C57BL/6J chromosome 10, GRCm38.p6 C57BL/6J:
- the Gstt2 gene encoding glutathione S-transferase theta-2 yields MGLELYLDLLSQPSRAVYIFAKKNGIPFQTRTVDILKGQHMSEQFSQVNCLNKVPVLKDGSFVLTESTAILIYLSSKYQVADHWYPADLQARAQVHEYLGWHADNIRGTFGVLLWTKVLGPLIGVQVPQEKVERNRDRMVLVLQQLEDKFLRDRAFLVGQQVTLADLMSLEELMQPVALGYNLFEGRPQLTAWRERVEAFLGAELCQEAHSTILSILGQAAKKMLPVPPPEVHASMQLRIARIP; encoded by the exons ATGGGCTTGGAGCTCTACCTGGACCTGCTGTCACAACCCAGCCGCGCTGTCTACATCTTCGCCAAGAAGAATGGCATCCCCTTCCAGACGCGTACCGTGGATATACTCAAAG GGCAGCACATGAGCGAGCAATTCTCCCAGGTGAACTGCTTAAACAAAGTTCCTGTACTCAAAGACGGAAGCTTCGTGTTGACCGAAAG CACAGCCATCTTGATTTACCTGAGTTCCAAGTACCAGGTGGCAGACCACTGGTACCCGGCCGACCTACAGGCCCGTGCCCAAGTCCACGAATACCTGGGCTGGCATGCCGACAACATCCGTGGTACTTTCGGAGTGCTCCTATGGACCAAG GTGTTGGGGCCACTCATTGGGGTCCAGGTTCCCCAGGAGAAGGTGGAACGGAACAGAGATAGAATGGTCCTGGTTCTGCAACAGCTGGAGGACAAGTTCCTCAGGGACAGGGCCTTCCTTGTTGGCCAGCAGGTGACGCTAGCGGATCTCATGTCTCTGGAGGAGTTGATGCAG CCCGTGGCTCTTGGCTATAACCTGTTTGAGGGACGGCCTCAGCTGACAGCATGGCGAGAGAGGGTGGAGGCGTTCTTGGGTGCTGAGCTGTGTCAGGAGGCTCATAGCACCATCCTGAGCATCCTGGGACAGGCAGCCAAGAAAATGTTACCAGTACCCCCTCCGGAGGTCCATGCCAGCATGCAGCTTCGAATTGCTAGGATTCCTTGA
- the Gstt2 gene encoding glutathione S-transferase theta-2 isoform X1 — protein MGLELYLDLLSQPSRAVYIFAKKNGIPFQTRTVDILKGQHMSEQFSQVNCLNKVPVLKDGSFVLTESPSSMIPSTAILIYLSSKYQVADHWYPADLQARAQVHEYLGWHADNIRGTFGVLLWTKVLGPLIGVQVPQEKVERNRDRMVLVLQQLEDKFLRDRAFLVGQQVTLADLMSLEELMQPVALGYNLFEGRPQLTAWRERVEAFLGAELCQEAHSTILSILGQAAKKMLPVPPPEVHASMQLRIARIP, from the exons ATGGGCTTGGAGCTCTACCTGGACCTGCTGTCACAACCCAGCCGCGCTGTCTACATCTTCGCCAAGAAGAATGGCATCCCCTTCCAGACGCGTACCGTGGATATACTCAAAG GGCAGCACATGAGCGAGCAATTCTCCCAGGTGAACTGCTTAAACAAAGTTCCTGTACTCAAAGACGGAAGCTTCGTGTTGACCGAAAG CCCCTCTTCTATGATTCCCAGCACAGCCATCTTGATTTACCTGAGTTCCAAGTACCAGGTGGCAGACCACTGGTACCCGGCCGACCTACAGGCCCGTGCCCAAGTCCACGAATACCTGGGCTGGCATGCCGACAACATCCGTGGTACTTTCGGAGTGCTCCTATGGACCAAG GTGTTGGGGCCACTCATTGGGGTCCAGGTTCCCCAGGAGAAGGTGGAACGGAACAGAGATAGAATGGTCCTGGTTCTGCAACAGCTGGAGGACAAGTTCCTCAGGGACAGGGCCTTCCTTGTTGGCCAGCAGGTGACGCTAGCGGATCTCATGTCTCTGGAGGAGTTGATGCAG CCCGTGGCTCTTGGCTATAACCTGTTTGAGGGACGGCCTCAGCTGACAGCATGGCGAGAGAGGGTGGAGGCGTTCTTGGGTGCTGAGCTGTGTCAGGAGGCTCATAGCACCATCCTGAGCATCCTGGGACAGGCAGCCAAGAAAATGTTACCAGTACCCCCTCCGGAGGTCCATGCCAGCATGCAGCTTCGAATTGCTAGGATTCCTTGA